In Camelus dromedarius isolate mCamDro1 chromosome 16, mCamDro1.pat, whole genome shotgun sequence, the genomic stretch CTCAGCAGAAGTGGGGGGACTTGCCAACTGCCTCAGGCACAGGGGggaggcccccagccccacctgcatCCTGCCAGCCCCTGAGGGGACTGTAACCCAGTGAGGGTGACTAGGATCCCGGCCTGTGCCCGCCAGGCTTCTGGTGCTCCCGCCTGGGGCTTCCAGGTGTGGCTGTGGGGGCTGCAGCAGCATCGCCTGGACTCCAGCCCTCAGGTGGAACCAATAAAAGCACCTGAAGCGTGGCCAGCTCCCTGTTTGTCCTTCCTGCGCCCGAGGCCGCTCCCTGCCCGGAGCCTTGCGCCTACTTTGCCAGGTGACTTGACGACGCCTTCCACGTGGCGCTGTCCTCTGCTGACATGCTTGGACTGTTGGAGGGTAGAGACCCCACGCCCCTGCCCAGGCTCCTCGGCCCTGGGCCCCAGGGGGACGTCCACGTGGAGAGCAGAGCCCGGCTCCTCTGGGCCCCTTCTGCCCCTTTCTCGCCTGTCAGCCGCGTTGCTGCTCCCGGCCTCTGCTAGGTGGGTCAGGTCTGCTCGGCCAGGCGGCGGCTAAAGGATGAGGCCCGGAAGCCCTCGGATTGCACAGGTGCGGAGGCGGGGTGGGAGCAGTGGGGCCGTAAGTACTGGTCATGTGACAGCCAGGACGCGTCCCTCTGGTGTCAAGGAGTCAGCTTTCACACCCGCCTCTCAGCCcactctgtgctctggcccctgACTCGCTCTTTGATCAACTACATAGCAGCGCCTGCTGATGTCCACAGGGCCCCGGGGTGAGGCAGGCCTGGCCTAGCTTCTggatgggggtgggcaggccCTCACTGGCCAGCTCCAGTCCTGTCCCTGAGCTGGCCTGCCTTTACCAGCAGTGCCCTGCCCTCTGCGGCTCAGGCTGCTGACTTGTTGGTTCTGTGAAGTGATGAGGTTCTGGAACAGCCCCCACCAAATCAAACAAATGGAATATGCTGCTTGGAAACAACTCGGGGTTCTGCCACCCCCTTTCCTGGCACGCTGAACATGTTGGTGGGCCTTGATACCTGCAAAGCACATGACAGTCTGTGGCTTCCCTACATGAGCTGTGTCCTGGTCCCCCCACACCCGCCCCATGCACTCTGGTGGTAATTTGTCCTTGGGAAGATGACAGCCTCCACGTGTGGCGTGGAGACCACAGATTATCAGCACCATACTCTGCTGTCTCGCAGGCCTCCACCAACGCAAGGGGTCCCCTCATTCCATTTCACCCCTGAACCGTCTAAGCCCTTTGCTCATGTCTGTAATCTCCAGGGCCTCCTCCCTGTTTAGATGGACTGTTGATGGTCATAATTTCCTGTATCACTGAGTGTGGGACTTGCCTGGGCTTGGGGCCAGGATCCTGTGAGTCCGTCTGAGCAGAAGGGAGTGGACAGAGGAGTGACCAATGTAACAGTGCCTGGCCAGTCAGGGCTGAACCTGGGAGGTGAGGCCTGCCCAGTtcagcccacctcctcccagctcccttcCCCACGTGGCCATTTCCTCCACGACATTTCTGGTGTAGTTCTGTTGGTGtcggaaaacagtctggcaggaCCTGATGGGAATCAGTATGGGTGTGTGTCCCACGAGGACCGGTGGTCAGAAGGCCAGCCGAGAACACCCGTGCCCTCGGGGACTTTGGAGGGGTGTCTAGACAGGAGAATGTTCTCACTCCCGACTGATTCCAAAGGCCAAGTGGAAGCTGGTCTCAGGGCAAAGGACAGAGTGCAAATGCCACACTCGTTCCAGTCCAACCCAGAAACGCTGGGACAGTGGCTGTCCCTTGCCCTGGGGTTGAGTGCCCACCTCAGCTTCAACCACTGTGCTAGTGGTTGTGTTTTGGAAGATACACCAGCCTTGGTGAGGTGAGCTTAACACCCAAGCCCAGAAAACACTTGGCAGCGGGGCCCCTTCAACTTGTCTGTCCAGCCACGACCTCCAGAGGCCACTTCTGTTCACAGGTGTCTGGCCTTGGCGATTTTCTCATTGGTGTCTTACAGGAGAGGGACGTAACAGACCAGCCCGCAGGCCCCTTTCAGGGGTCTCGAAGTCTGTCGTCCGGAGAGCTCTTGGCCCCCCTCTGGTCAGCACCAGTCCCCAGAGCCTTGGAGGGCAGGGATGGAAGCAGCCAAGATGAGGGAGCAGAGGTATCCTGGCCTGGCTTCACCCTGACCCCCAGGCTAACTGCTGGTGAGCTGGCCCCCTTCCTGAGGCCCAGCCAGTCATTTTCTTTGTGGTCCTCTGCCCTCAACCCAGAATTCCTCTGGCTGACTCTGTCCCCATTGTCCAGTCAAACCAACACACTCACGGACAGCTGGTGTTCAGGCATAAAGGGAGGGACACATCTGTCCGCGTTAGGCTCAAACACGGCATGTCCTGGGGACGGTGTAGGCGTGGGGTAGCTCAGAGGAAGGAGACCCGCCTCTGGGCCGAGAGCCCCTCGGCCGTGGAAATGGCCAGACCAGACACTGCCCGCCCCGCTCCCGGACTTCGCgggtccagcccctcccccaagccctagCAAGTCGCTTCAGGAGCGGGCCGCGCGCTAGGAGGAGATGCGCTCTGACGGGCCCCCGCCCGGGGGGAGCCCGGGCACTGGCTCGGGTCCCAGCACCGGCCCGACCCTAGGGCGCGCGAGGGGGTCCGATGGAGCCCGAGGGCCCCCGCACGGCGGTGGGGGGCTGCGGGAGCCCCCAGGAAGGCGCCTCGGGCGAGCGGCGAGGCCAGGACCTCGGGCTTCCGGCCTTTGGCTTGAAACACGCTGGCCCTTTGCCAAGCCGCCGAGCCCACCAGCTTCCCCGCCGCGCGCGGCTCTCAGCGAGGCGGCCCGCGcgccggcccggccccgcccctgccgcgCCGCTTTACGGCGGAGGCCGCGAGGCGACCTGGGCCGCCGTAAagcgccccgcccccggcgccgGCGCCGCGAGGCCGACCCCGTTCCCGCGGCCGGGCTGCCCGCCTGccgcgcgccccgcgccccgcgccatGGCCAGCCGCGCGCCGCGGGTCGAATACTTGGCGGGCTTCCGCTGCCCGCTCGGGGGCCTGGCGGCGGGCAAGCCCCGCGTGCTGTGCCACGGGGCGGAGGTCTTCCTGTCCACCGGGAGCGAGCTGGTCTACGTCTACGACCAGGAGGGGCGGCTGCTGACCGTGAGCGCGGGGCGGGGGTCTCCAGAGGGATGGGCCTGGGTTTGCACAGAGGGGTCCGAGCGTTCGGGGAGTTTGTCCTCCGCCTCCCCGGGCCCCCCGCCTCCGGCCTGACGCTGCCTTCTCCCTGGACGTCCAGGCTGTGTACAAGTTTCCCGGTCAGGTGTGGCACCTGGAGCTCCTGGCCCTTCGCAAGGCGCTCTACGTTTTGTGCGCCCAGAGCGGCATCTATTGCTTGTCCTTGGACCAGGCGGGCAGGTGAGGAGTGGTCGCTGGGCGGCCTGCTTTGGGAGGGTCCACACTGCCCTCCCCGTGGTTGAGGCTGACCTGGCCTCATATGGGCTTCTCACTGCATCTGACAGGTgcttccctgctctgcctcttcaCTCCCCGCCCCTGTGACCTATGTTACCCCTGGATTGCATTCAGAGTGAGCACTCACTGGCCCTTGCAGGTGGGGACGGTGGGCTCAGGGCCAGCTCTGGAGTCTGGAGTGCTTGTGCCCCCAGCCCCATTGTTCTCTAGCAGGCTGCTGCTTACAGAGAATCTTCAGTAAACGGGGTCCAGGCAGCTGAGTCTGCAGCCCTTGAGCCTTGGTGGGGGTCTGTGAACCGTGAGTCAGTGCTCAGAGGACCTGGCCCCCAGCACCAGTGCAGAGCCTAGACATGACATCTGCTCATTGCTGGTTTAGAGGATAAGAAGTTAGCAGGTGCGGTTCCCAGCTGAGGCCTCAGGGTCCAGCAGTCCTGCACTGATGAGGATTTTCTGAGCCCTGTTTCTGGAAGCCCTGTGACATGCGTGTCCCTGGGTGACCAAGTGCGGCAGAGCCGTCCCCGCAGCAGGTGGGGGGCACTGTGGCATGCCAGCTGCTCCCTGATGAGCCTCTCCCACACCGCTGAGGGTCACTGAGGCCACTCCCTGTGAAGACCCCAGACCTGTCATGCTCAGCGGCAGGTTGTTGCGAAGAGAGCTGGTGAGGGTTAGTGCTGTGACCGTGGCTCCCTGTATTCTTGAAGGTCCGTGAGCCAGGATGGTGGGGACGGCGGGGATAGCCAGGGCACTGAGGACGAGCAGGACGGGGCGCCTCCCTCCCCCGTCATCCCCGTGGACCCAGGTGCCTGTGTCCTGCCTGACGCCACGCTGTGCGCCTTCACCATCCTCGATGACGTCCTCGTCACCCTGGCACAGGGCCCCACCCAGTGGAAGGTGCAGCTGTTCGAGCGGCCCTATCCTGGGGAGGACCCCAGGCCCGGGGGCCAGATTGGCGAGGTGCACTTGTCCAGCTGCACCCCCACTGCTGGGAGCCCAGGAGAGCCCGCAGCCCCCCACTTCCTCCCCGTGCTGTGCTGCGCATCACCGCCAAGTTCCAGGGCCCCGCGCAGCTCGCGGGGCTTTGCCCTCGAGGGCGCCCTCTTTGGGCTGCTCTTTGGGGCTGGTGCCACCCTCCTAGAGTCGCCCGCGATCCTCTGCGGTCTCCCTGATGGCCAGCTCTGCTGTGTGGTCCTGCAGACCCTGGTCACCTCCAGGTCGGCCCCTGGCGACCCCAAGGCCCTTGTCAAGATCCTCCACCACCTGGAGGAGCCTGTTGTCTTCATCGGGGCCTTGAGAACGGAGCCGCTGGCTGAGGACGTGGAGGACGAGCATTCCGACTGCCTGGTGGTGCTCGGTCACCACGGCCGGACGCTAGCCATCAAGGCCAGCTGGAATGAGGCGGGGCATCTGGCGCCAGAGCTGCGGGAGTACCGCCTCCCGGGGCCTGTGCTCTGCGCAGCCTGTGGTGGGCACAGCCGTCTGTACCTCAGCAGCCCCTCAGACCTCTGTGTGGTGGACCTGGCCCGGGGAGGCTCCCCCTGGGACCCTGCACAGCCCGATGGGGCCCTAGGAGGCCTGCCCTCTCTGTTGTGTCCCACCAGCTTGAGCGTCTGCAGCGTCGTCACCCTCTCTGTGTCATCCAGGACACCTGAAGGTACGAGCCTCAGCTTTAACCTGAAAACCACAGCCCCAGGGTGGGTGGATTCTCCATTCTGGTGTCCTTTCTCTGCCTCACCCGTGTTCTCCATAACCCTGCCCGGCAAGCCTACCCTCAGTTGACACAGCTCCTTGTCATGGGATCCTGCGTGTCCTGCATGTCCCGCATGGGTTGTGGGGGTTAGGGCGCCGCCTGCCTGGGTGGGGTCTGCACCTGGGCGGCCCAGGGCAAGTGTGTCTCCGTGATGGGTCTCCCATGGCAGGTAGTCCAGGGGAAATTCAAGTCGGTTCAGGTTAGGCCTTTACCTCTCTTTTGAAAGGGATAAAACTTACCATGTGGCCTCCAGTAAGCCCATCCTGCACTGAAGACGCCATCCCCAaactcttgtgtgtgtgttttccctggACAAGGCCGGAGAGAGTTTCAGCCATGTTTGCCCAATGCCAGGGGCGGGGGGTAGATAGATGCCCCCCACCAGTAGATATTCCCATTAAGACGGCCCACAAGCACATCGTAGGTCTTGCCGTGGACCAGACTTGAAGGGGAAAGGCTGTTGTCTCTACTGCAGGGAGAGGGCCCCACCTCTGGCCTGGCTCAGGGACATGGGAACCagcaggtggcaggaggtggagcCGGTTTCCCGGGGAGCTTCCTGGTAGCCCAGGAGCAGAAAAGGGGGCAGAGCTGGTAGCTTCCAGAAAAGCCCCAGGGAGAGCCAGCCGGGCCCTGGAGGAGGCCAGGGCCTGCGTGGCGCCTGCCTCTCTTAGGAAATCTCGGAGCAGCTGTGCTCTGGAGGGCCTATTGGAGGGGGGCGCCCCCGGCTGATGTGGTGGCCCCGTTTAGTCCCGTCCACGTACAAGGTGCCGCCTCTGCCTTGCTGACACCGTCTCCCGGGGACAGCCCTTCCCGACGTGTGCACTGGATGAACACGGCAGTGAACACGgctctgcctggcccagggcatgGCCCGGGCTCTCCTCACCTGGCACTGTTGTTCTGCCAGCGCTCATCAGGAGTCCCGGGAACTGCTGCACCTTCCCAGCAGCGGGCCCTCCCTGCCTGTTGACCCAGCCCCGCATGTGTCCACCTGCAGGTGGCACTGAGCTCCTAGCCCTGTCGGCCAAAGGCCGGCTGATGACCTGCAGTCTGGACCTGCACCCTGAGACGCCTTGCCCCACCAGCGTGACCTCGGCAAACACTGGCCAGAAAATTAAGGAGTTGTTGTCTGGCATTGGCACCGTGTCTGAGAGGTGAGCAGCTGGCCATGGCTCGGACAGAAGCTGGCATGGCATCCACTGGAGGAGGCGTCCTGAGTGGTGGTgctgggccgggccgggccgggccgggcctgCTCCTTTGCCTCTGGCCCCAGCGGTGGCCCCAAGTGCCATGCTGCCGGGTCAAAGGCGGCACTGAAGGCCAGTTGTAGGTGCCGAACCCTTGGGGTTTAGAGCCAGTTTCAGGCTGCCTGCCGCCCCCTGGGCTGTCACAGTGGCACCGCAAAGGGACTGACTTGGAAATGTCCGGGGCACGGCGGGGGCAGCCAGCCCCACCACAGACACCACCTGGCCCGTGCGGCCCTGATGGGATGTAGCTTTGTCAGCCCGGTGGTCTGGGCCAGGCTGCCAAGTGCAGGCTGCCCCAGGTACATCCTCTGCCCTCGTTTCTCGGTtgctggagaggagggtggggtcaGACGGTTGCAGGGCAGGGCGAGAGGTCCCTGAGGTGGGGCTCCTTGCTGGTGTCCAGGAGTAGCAAGGCCTGGTCCTTTCCGGCGTTGGGAGTGGAGAGGTGGCACCCAGAACGAGGGCTCCTCGTCCCCCACCAGTGGCCACATCTCCCTCCAGAGTGTCCTCTCTGAAGAAGGCAGTAGACCAGCGGAACAAGGCCCTGATGTGCCTCAATGAGGCCATGAACGTGAGCTGTGCCCTGCTGTCCAGCCGGGAGGGCCCCAGGCCCATCTCCTGCGCCATCACCACTGCCTGGAGCTGCCTGCAGCTGCAAGACGTGCTGACGGCCACCTGCCTGCTGGAGAACAGCAGCAGCTTCAGCCTGGATCGGGGCTGGGCCCTGTGCGTCCAGGTGCTGAGCAGCTCCAGGGCCTTAGACCTGGGCTCAGCCGGCTCGGCCGTCACCTACACCATCCCCGTGGACCAGCTCGGCCCCGGCGGCCGGCGGGAGGTGACGCTGCCCCTGGGCCCCGGCGAGGACGGCGCACTCGACCTGCCTGTGACCGTGTCCTGCGCGCTCTTCTACCACCTCAGGGAGGTCGTGGGCGGGGCCCTTGCCCCCACAGACCCTGCCCAGGACGCCTGGCCGGATGAGTGCCCCCCCGACGTCCTGCCTGAGCAGGATGGCGTCTGCCTGCCCCTGAGCGAGCGCACGGTGGACATGCTGCAGGGCCTGCGCTTCCCCAGCCTGTCTGTGCCCCCCATGCAGGCCCTGGGCCCGCTCAGCCCCGCTGGGGACCCCATCCACACCTTCCTGGGAACTTGCCGTGGGCCAGGTGGGCAGCTGGCAGGACCTTCGTCCCTACGGGCCAAGTACCTGCCCCCATCCGTGGCCACCATCAAAGTGTCGGCAGAGCTGCTCAGGGCTGCCTTTGGGGATGGGCATGCAGGTTGGTGGCACTGACTGGCTTCGCTCTGGCCTCAGAGCCGGCCCTCCCACTCACAGATCTGCCCAGCCTCACAGCCGCACCTCTCCCCTCCAGGCATGTCCCTGGGCTGTGCCACCCTGCAGTGGCTCCTTGCTGAGAATGCTGTCGGGGACATCGTGAGGGCCCAAGCACTGTCCTCTGTCCAGGGAGTGGCCCCAGATGGCACTGAAGTCCACCTCATCGTCCACGAGGCAAGCAGGGGCCAGCCCCCCTGCCCTTGGGGAGACTGGCCTCAACGGCAGCGGTTCTGAGCGGGTCCCCGGGTGCCTGAGAGGAGTCAGacctgtgccccccccccccagaggaCCCGATGCGGCCAAATCTGAGGCAGGCTGTGATGGTGTGGCCTTGTGGGGCTGGAGGCAGTGTCACCCTCCTAACTGAGTCCCGTGAGGACCAGCCCAGTCCAGTGCTCTCCATGTGTGGTCCCAGCCCAAGGTGGCTCGTCGTTTGTGCCCCGGGAGCAGTGTGAGCACCGCTAGACCCCTAGAGCACCAGGGAGCCGGGCCCTGTCGCTGAAGCTGCTTACACGGGGGCTGCTGAGACACCAAGATAGGGCTTggtcctccagccctgcccctacGCACACCTGCCTTCCTGACACCCTTGGCGGCCAGGGGTCTTG encodes the following:
- the FAAP100 gene encoding Fanconi anemia core complex-associated protein 100, whose amino-acid sequence is MASRAPRVEYLAGFRCPLGGLAAGKPRVLCHGAEVFLSTGSELVYVYDQEGRLLTAVYKFPGQVWHLELLALRKALYVLCAQSGIYCLSLDQAGRSVSQDGGDGGDSQGTEDEQDGAPPSPVIPVDPGACVLPDATLCAFTILDDVLVTLAQGPTQWKVQLFERPYPGEDPRPGGQIGEVHLSSCTPTAGSPGEPAAPHFLPVLCCASPPSSRAPRSSRGFALEGALFGLLFGAGATLLESPAILCGLPDGQLCCVVLQTLVTSRSAPGDPKALVKILHHLEEPVVFIGALRTEPLAEDVEDEHSDCLVVLGHHGRTLAIKASWNEAGHLAPELREYRLPGPVLCAACGGHSRLYLSSPSDLCVVDLARGGSPWDPAQPDGALGGLPSLLCPTSLSVCSVVTLSVSSRTPEGGTELLALSAKGRLMTCSLDLHPETPCPTSVTSANTGQKIKELLSGIGTVSERVSSLKKAVDQRNKALMCLNEAMNVSCALLSSREGPRPISCAITTAWSCLQLQDVLTATCLLENSSSFSLDRGWALCVQVLSSSRALDLGSAGSAVTYTIPVDQLGPGGRREVTLPLGPGEDGALDLPVTVSCALFYHLREVVGGALAPTDPAQDAWPDECPPDVLPEQDGVCLPLSERTVDMLQGLRFPSLSVPPMQALGPLSPAGDPIHTFLGTCRGPGGQLAGPSSLRAKYLPPSVATIKVSAELLRAAFGDGHAGMSLGCATLQWLLAENAVGDIVRAQALSSVQGVAPDGTEVHLIVHEVAVTDLCPAGPIQAVEIQVESSSLANMCRTHHAIIGRLQRMVVEQAARGSSPPDLRLQYLHQIHANHETLLREVQTLRDRLCTEDEASSCATAQRLLQVYRQLRSPSLLLL